The Pseudanabaena sp. PCC 6802 genomic interval AACTGGGGCAAGCAAGATGCGATCGCATTTGAAGAATGGTTGGAGGGGTACTATAAACTCACTCTGCAAACTGCTAATCTCGCCTTTGCCATGGAGACATGGTGGTGGCCCCTAACCGCCCAAGGTTGGGGAACGTGGAAGTTAGACCTGCAATCACTCAAAGATGGCTTCATTTTTGTCGATCTGTTTGACTCAGCCGTGGCTAAAACGTTAGGTAATATCGGTAAGCCTGTATGTCACCTTTATGCTGGCCTGTTAGCAGGATTCTTTAGCGTAGTCTTTAATAAGAACCTGAGCAGCACTGAAGTGCAATGTTACTCTATGGGTAATGATTTCTGTCGTTTTCTCATTGGTTCAGAAAAACGCATTCGAGCCACCGAGTTTTGGATTTCTTCCGGCGCAACAGCAGCGGATATTGAGAACCGCTTCCTCGCAGAAGAAATTCCCGCTGAAGTCGAACTACTAGTCAAAGAAGGTTAGACATGAAAAGCGATCGCGGCTCGACCAAAAAAATAAAAACCGATTTCCTCAGCCTGTTTCTGAGTTGGCTAAG includes:
- a CDS encoding V4R domain-containing protein, whose translation is MKTTKEIVTFQTPPVPMPSVWRVCHYSRYTFFNFDMQQGEIWDYHQQRNILAGEEFIVSLLKGLEHEVGESAGWLLYTIGLNWGKQDAIAFEEWLEGYYKLTLQTANLAFAMETWWWPLTAQGWGTWKLDLQSLKDGFIFVDLFDSAVAKTLGNIGKPVCHLYAGLLAGFFSVVFNKNLSSTEVQCYSMGNDFCRFLIGSEKRIRATEFWISSGATAADIENRFLAEEIPAEVELLVKEG